From a region of the Labrus mixtus chromosome 5, fLabMix1.1, whole genome shotgun sequence genome:
- the LOC132974628 gene encoding protamine-like protein, translating into MSSAVTAVPVWPPVASAKSPKKKATKKKTGPSVSSLILKTVAASSDRGGLSLAALKKALKAGGYDVVKNNARILVAIKRLVTKKSLVQTKGSGASGSFKLNKKPPKPRKKKVVKKKKPTAKKVKKAGVKKAAGSATPAAKKSPKKKRKSKSPKKAKKPKSPKKSPKKSPKKSPKKSPKKAKWSTRTRAAAAKK; encoded by the coding sequence ATGTCTTCTGCTGTGACTGCAGTGCCTGTTTGGCCTCCTGTGGCCTCGGCCAAATCTCCAAAGAAGAAAGCCACAAAAAAGAAGACAGGCCCCTCAGTGTCAAGCCTGATCCTGAAAACTGTGGCTGCATCCTCAGATCGTGGAGGTCTCTCCCTGGCAGCCCTGAAGAAAGCTTTGAAGGCTGGAGGATATGACGTGGTGAAGAACAACGCCAGAATCCTTGTCGCCATCAAACGCTTGGTGACCAAAAAGTCTCTGGTCCAAACCAAAGGCAGCGGTGCTTCTGGCTCCTTCAAGTTGAACAAGAAGCCTCCCAAACCCCGCAAGAAGAAGGTggtgaaaaagaagaagccaaCAGCCAAAAAGGTCAAGAAGGCTGGTGTGAAGAAAGCAGCTGGAAGTGCCACTCCTGCAGCCAAGAAGTCACctaagaaaaagaggaagtcaAAGAGTCCAAAGAAGGCCAAGAAGCCAAAGAGTCCTAAGAAGAGTCCTAAAAAGAGTCCTAAGAAGAGTCCCAAAAAGAGTCCTAAGAAGGCCAAATGGTCCACCAGgaccagagctgctgctgccaagAAGTGA
- the LOC132974629 gene encoding macrophage-expressed gene 1 protein-like encodes MRAAVTLLALSLLHVCSSVPISRPTNWLRQCRASANISITALEVLPGGGWDNLRNMDMGRVMNLSYFECQTTEDGIYLIPDEVFVIPHKETAIEKNSEIISSWLEQTSSTSNSINADVSFLMMLNGKFSVENQRMKTHQVKDSSTTVRVQVRNLIYTVKAYPHFALDTRFAQQVKEIADAIENNQIRNADYLSEKMVLDYGTHVITSVDAGATLVEEDYLRSSYVSDSSSDSSTIKAQAGLNFFDDPKFDISSQSTQQSSSLKAYQSNITYSLTQSHGGGTPSYPVITLQEWQESTRNNLVAIDRSGFPLHSFINTNTIPDLPPPTIVKVASKVSQAIDQYYKVNMRPGCVDINSKNFNFQANIDDSSCEGPATNLSFGGVYQECVQMSSDAGPLCDALAQKNLETGEFSCRFPYNSTLLRSEVRQQGYKSNDCYDEPYWCGFLWLSECHRQVCQDNDHVRTARIDTYWCSVNGTAPDNSGYLFGGIYSPSLLNPLTNAKSCPQNFIPVKFLSDGQMICVSKDYETGTRFSVPFGGLFSCQSGNPISGSQHRCPPKFSQHLVSVSDGCEILYCVQSGQFTGGQLLPIELPPFSKPPPTSFMQKLNPELYEMSSGEKAGVAFGVIGIIALVAVVVVVAVLAVVLVKRRKNPDREGLIQQDELL; translated from the exons ATGAGGGCAGCAGTAACCCTCCTGGCTCTCTCGCTCCTTCATGTCTGCTCTTCAGTCCCAATCAGCCGCCCAACCAACTGGCTCAGACAATGTCGAGCCTCCGCCAACATCTCCATCACCGCACTGGAGGTGCTGCCAGGTGGGGGCTGGGACAACCTCCGTAACATGGATATGGGACGAGTCATGAACCTGAGCTACTTCGAGTGCCAGACCACTGAGGACGGGATCTACCTCATCCCAGACGAGGTGTTCGTCATCCCCCACAAGGAGACAGCCATTGAGAAAAACTCAGAGATAATCAGCTCCTGGCTGGAGCAGACAAGCTCGACATCTAACTCCATAAATGCTGACGTATCATTTCTCATGATGCTTAATGGGAAATTTTCTGTAGAGAACCAAAGAATGAAAACCCATCAGGtcaaagactcttcaactacaGTCAGAGTGCAA GTTCGTAACTTGATCTACACAGTAAAGGCGTATCCGCACTTTGCTCTGGACACTCGCTTTGCTCAACAAGTCAAAGAGATAGCCGATGCCATTGAGAACAATCAAATAAGAAATGCAGACTATCTCTCAGAGAAGATGGTGTTAGACTATGGAACCCATGTTATCACAAGTGTTGATGCCGGGGCTACTTTGGTGGAGGAAGACTACCTCCGCTCCTCGTATGTGTCTGACAGTTCTTCAGACAGTTCTACCATCAAAGCACAGGCAGGGTTGAACTTCTTTGACGACCCCAAGTTTGACATAAGCAGTCAAAGCACCCAACAGAGCTCATCACTTAAGGCATATCAGTCCAATATTACGTACTCTCTTACCCAAAGCCATGGTGGTGGCACACCTTCTTATCCTGTAATAACTCTGCAGGAGTGGCAGGAAAGTACCCGAAACAACCTGGTTGCTATTGATAGGTCTGGATTTCCCCTGCACtctttcataaacacaaacaccattCCTGATCTGCCACCGCCTACTATTGTCAAAGTGGCTTCCAAAGTGAGTCAGGCTATAGATCAGTACTATAAAGTCAACATGAGGCCTGGATGTGTTGACATCAACTCCAAGAACTTCAACTTCCAGGCTAATATCGATGATTCGTCCTGCGAGGGCCCCGCTACAAACCTCAGCTTTGGCGGCGTCTACCAAGAGTGTGTTCAAATGAGCTCAGACGCAGGTCCACTATGTGACGCACTGGCCCAGAAAAACTTAGAaacaggtgaattctcctgccGTTTTCCTTACAACTCCACTTTACTGAGATCAGAAGTGAGACAGCAGGGTTACAAGTCAAATGACTGCTACGACGAACCTTATTGGTGTGGGTTTTTATGGCTTTCAGAGTGCCATCGTCAAGTGTGTCAGGACAACGACCACGTCCGCACTGCCCGCATTGACACATACTGGTGCTCTGTAAACGGAACAGCTCCAGACAACTCAGGGTATCTGTTCGGAGGAATTTATAGCCCCTCTCTCCTGAACCCCCTCACCAATGCAAAAAGCTGCCCACAAAACTTCATTCCAGTTAAATTTCTCTCTGATGGACAAATGATCTGTGTGAGCAAGGACTATGAGACTGGCACCAGATTCTCAGTACCATTCGGAGGCCTCTTTAGTTGTCAGTCAGGCAACCCAATATCTGGTTCCCAACATCGTTGCCCTCCCAAGTTCAGTCAGCATCTTGTTTCAGTGAGCGATGGCTGTGAAATCCTTTATTGTGTCCAGTCAGGGCAGTTCACAGGTGGACAGCTGCTTCCTATCGAGCTGCCTCCTTTTAGCAAACCTCCACCTACCTCCTTTATGCAAAAGCTTAACCCAGAACTGTATGAGATGTCTAGTGGAGAGAAGGCTGGAGTAGCATTTGGGGTGATTGGTATTATAGCGTTGGTGGCAGTGGTGGTAGTTGTGGCAGTACTGGCGGTAGTCCTggtgaagagaaggaagaatCCGGATCGAGAGGGACTGATACAGCAGGATGAGCTTTTATGA
- the LOC132974795 gene encoding histone H1.01-like: MDSPSVSSLILKAVAASSDRGGLSLAALKKALKAGGYDVVKNNARILVPIKCLLTKKSLVQTKGSSASGSFKLNKKPPKPRKKTVVKKKKPTAKKVKKAAAAKKPKSPKKSPKKSPKKSPKKSPKKAKRATRTRAAAAAAAKK, translated from the exons ATGGACAG TCCCTCAGTGTCAAGCCTGATCCTGAAAGCTGTGGCTGCATCCTCAGATCGTGGAGGTCTCTCCCTGGCAGCCCTGAAGAAAGCTTTGAAGGCTGGAGGATATGACGTGGTGAAGAACAATGCCAGAATCCTTGTCCCCATCAAATGCTTGTTGACCAAAAAGTCTCTGGTCCAAACCAAAGGCAGCAGTGCTTCTGGCTCCTTCAAGTTGAACAAGAAGCCTCCCAAACCCCGCAAGAAGACGGTggtgaaaaagaagaagccaaCAGCCAAAAAGGTCAAGAAGGCTGCTGCGGCCAAGAAGCCAAAGAGTCCTAAGAAGAGTCCTAAAAAGAGTCCTAAGAAGAGTCCTAAAAAGAGTCCTAAGAAGGCCAAACGGGCCACCAGgaccagagctgctgctgctgctgctgccaagaAGTGA
- the LOC132974630 gene encoding macrophage-expressed gene 1 protein-like, with translation MRAAVTLLALSLLHVCSSVPVSPPTNWLRRCRASTNISITALEALPGGGWDNLRNMDMGRVMNLSYFECQTTDDGLYLIPDEVFVIPRKETGVETKSEIISSWLEQTSSTSYSINADVSYLPQLNGKFSVENQRMKTHQVKDSSTTARVQVRNLIYTVKAYPDFALDTRFAQQAKAIADAIENNQTKNADHLSEKMVLDYGTHVIMSVDAGATLVEEDYLRSSYVSDSSSDSSTIKAQAGFNFFDKLKFDISSQRTQQSSSLQTYQSNITYSLIQSHGGGTPFYPGITLQKWQESIRNNLVAIDRSGSPLHYFINTNTIPDLPPPTIGKVASKVSQAIDRYYKVNTRPGCVDINSKNFNFQANIDDSSCEGPATSLSFGGVYQKCVQMSSDAGPLCDALAQKNLETGEFSCRSPYIATLLRSEVRQQGYTSYDCNFLGRFKCRNNYHVRTARIDTYWCSVNRNAPDNSGYLFGGIYSPSLLNPLTNAKSCPQSFIPVKFLSDGQIICVSKDYETGTRFSVPFGGLFSCQSGNPISGSQHCCPPKFSQQLVSVSDGCEILYCVQSGQFTGGQLLPIHLPPFSKPPLVSMQATNTVMVMTEGDTSWVRVGETKEWKVASPQEIKKIMEKLNPELYETSSGKKTGVAFGVIGMMVLVAVVVVLVKRRKKPDREGLIQQIEL, from the exons ATGAGGGCAGCAGTAACCctcctggctctctctctccttcatgtCTGCTCTTCAGTCCCAGTCAGCCCCCCAACCAACTGGCTCAGACGATGTCGAGCCTCCACCAACATCTCCATCACCGCACTGGAAGCGCTGCCAGGTGGGGGCTGGGACAACCTCCGTAACATGGACATGGGACGAGTCATGAACCTGAGCTACTTCGAGTGCCAGACCACTGATGATGGGCTCTACCTCATCCCAGACGAGGTGTTTGTCATCCCCCGCAAGGAGACGGGCGTGGAGACCAAATCGGAGATAATCAGCTCCTGGCTGGAACAGACAAGCTCGACATCTTACTCCATTAATGCTGACGTATCATATCTCCCACAGCTTAATGGGAAATTTTCTGTAGAGAATCAAAGAATGAAAACCCATCAGGtcaaagactcttcaactacaGCCAGAGTGCAA GTTCGTAACTTGATCTACACAGTAAAGGCGTATCCGGACTTTGCTCTGGACACTCGCTTTGCTCAACAAGCCAAAGCGATAGCCGATGCCATTGAgaacaaccaaacaaaaaatGCAGACCATCTCTCAGAGAAGATGGTGTTAGACTATGGAACCCATGTTATCATGAGTGTTGATGCCGGGGCTACTTTGGTGGAGGAGGACTACCTCCGCTCCTCGTATGTGTCTGACAGTTCTTCAGACAGTTCTACCATCAAAGCACAGGCAGGGTTTAACTTCTTTGACAAACTCAAGTTTGACATAAGCAGTCAAAGAACCCAACAGAGCTCATCACTTCAGACATATCAGTCCAATATTACGTACTCTCTTATCCAAAGCCATGGTGGTGGCACACCTTTTTATCCGGGCATAACTCTGCAGAAGTGGCAGGAAAGTATCCGAAACAACCTGGTTGCTATTGATAGGTCTGGATCTCCCCTTCACTacttcataaacacaaacaccattCCTGATCTGCCACCGCCTACTATCGGCAAAGTGGCTTCCAAAGTGAGTCAGGCTATAGATCGATACTATAAGGTCAACACGAGGCCTGGATGTGTTGACATCAACTCCAAGAACTTCAACTTCCAGGCTAATATCGATGATTCGTCCTGTGAGGGCCCCGCTACAAGCCTCAGCTTTGGCGGCGTCTACCAAAAGTGTGTTCAAATGAGCTCAGACGCAGGTCCACTATGTGACGCACTGGCCCAGAAAAACTTAGAAACAGGTGAATTCTCATGCCGTTCTCCTTACATCGCCACTTTACTGAGATCAGAAGTGAGACAGCAGGGTTACACTTCATACGACTGTAATTTTTTAGGGCGTTTCAAGTGTCGGAACAACTACCACGTCCGCACTGCCCGCATTGACACCTACTGGTGCTCTGTAAATAGAAATGCTCCAGACAACTCAGGGTATCTGTTTGGAGGAATTTACAGCCCCTCTCTCCTGAACCCCCTCACCAATGCCAAAAGCTGCCCGCAAAGCTTCATTCCAGTTAAATTTCTCTCTGATGGACAAATAATCTGTGTGAGCAAGGACTATGAGACTGGCACCAGATTCTCAGTTCCATTCGGAGGCCTCTTTAGTTGTCAGTCAGGCAACCCAATATCTGGTTCCCAACATTGTTGCCCTCCCAAGTTCAGTCAGCAACTTGTTTCAGTGAGCGATGGCTGTGAAATCCTTTACTGTGTCCAGTCAGGGCAGTTCACAGGTGGACAGCTGCTTCCTATCCACCTGCCTCCTTTCAGCAAACCTCCACTTGTCAGCATGCAAGCCACGAACACAGTAATGGTGATGACCGAAGGAGATACGAGCTGGGTTAGAGTAGGAGAGACCAAGGAGTGGAAAGTGGCCAGCCCACAAGAAATCAAGAAAATCATGGAAAAGCTTAACCCAGAACTGTATGAGACGTCTAGTGGAAAGAAGACTGGAGTAGCATTTGGGGTGATTGGGATGATGGTACTGGTGGCAGTGGTGGTAGTCCTggtgaagagaaggaagaagcCGGATCGAGAGGGACTGATACAGCAGATTGagctttaa
- the LOC132974796 gene encoding histone H1-like — protein sequence MDSPSVSSPILKAVAASSDRGGLSLAALMKALKAGGYDVVKNNARILVPIKCLLTKKSLVQTKGSSASGSFKLNKKPPKPRKKKVVKKKKPTAKKVKKAAAAKKPKSPKKSPKKSPKKSPKKSPKKAKRATRTRAAAAAAAKK from the exons ATGGACAG TCCCTCAGTGTCAAGCCCGATCCTGAAAGCTGTGGCTGCATCCTCAGATCGTGGAGGTCTCTCCCTGGCAGCCCTGATGAAAGCTTTGAAGGCTGGAGGATATGACGTGGTGAAGAACAATGCCAGAATCCTTGTCCCCATCAAATGCTTGTTGACCAAAAAGTCTCTGGTCCAAACCAAAGGCAGCAGTGCTTCTGGCTCCTTCAAGTTGAACAAGAAGCCTCCCAAACCCCGCAAGAAGAAGGTggtgaaaaagaagaagccaaCAGCCAAAAAGGTCAAGAAGGCTGCTGCGGCCAAGAAGCCAAAGAGTCCTAAGAAGAGTCCTAAAAAGAGTCCTAAGAAGAGTCCCAAAAAGAGTCCTAAGAAGGCCAAACGGGCCACCAGgaccagagctgctgctgctgctgctgccaagaAGTGA